Proteins from one Oncorhynchus masou masou isolate Uvic2021 chromosome 12, UVic_Omas_1.1, whole genome shotgun sequence genomic window:
- the LOC135549730 gene encoding transmembrane protein 170B-like, whose translation MSSSKATYSHLTKRDANPGGGRNMNTNRDYSINLSVQQVLSLWVQGTTLQHFTEMWYWVFLWCLFSSLFVHGAMGLLMLVMLQRHKRGRLITLVLVSVGFLASLAGGVITSAAVAGVYRVAGKDMAPLQALVFGVGQTTLSVVISFSRILATL comes from the exons ATGTCTTCGTCAAAAGCCACTTACAGCCATTTGACAAAGAGGGATGCAAACCCGGGCGGCGGCAGAAACATGAACACGAATAGGGATTATTCTATCAATCTATCCGTGCAGCAAGTGCTGAGCCTCTGGGTGCAAGGCACGACGCTGCAACATTTCACAG AGATGTGGTACTGGGTGTTCCTGTGGTGTCTTTTCTCCTCGCTCTTCGTCCACGGGGCGATGGGCCTGCTCATGTTAGTTATGCTGCAGCGCCACAAGAGGGGTCGCCTCAtcaccctggtcctggtcagcgTGGGCTTCCTGGCCTCCTTGGCCGGTGGGGTCATCACCA GTGCGGCCGTGGCAGGGGTGTATCGTGTGGCAGGGAAGGACATGGCCCCCCTCCAGGCCCTGGTGTTTGGAGTGGGCCAGACCACACTCTCTGTAGTCATCTCCTTCTCACGTATATTGGCCACTCTCTGA